From the genome of Coregonus clupeaformis isolate EN_2021a unplaced genomic scaffold, ASM2061545v1 scaf5024, whole genome shotgun sequence:
ATGATTATAAGTATTATGAAAGTATTGTGACATTACCACTTTAGGGACATTCATATTTTCTATCAGATAAACCAAAGAACACTCAGAtgtcagtcagtccctctggGGAAGTAGTGGAGGCAGTTCAGTGACTCTGACCTGCAGCAGCCGATGCCAACCCCACCTGTGCCAGAGTTACACCTGGTACAAGAAGAATGGAGGTGGCTATCAGAGTATGACAGGACCACAGCATATCTTCAATCAAATCCAGTCATCTGACACTGGAGAGTACTACTGAGAGTCCAGAGTGAGATGGGGAAAGACAGGTCTACTACCATCCAGCGTGGATGTGAAGTGTGAGTAAAGTACAGCTCAGTGTTTTGAATGCTAAGTGTAGCAAAACAATAGTAATTAAATGAACTAGTCCTAAAGCACAGCATCTCCAAGTTGTGTATTTGTTAACGTTTTGTGTGAATTCGAGGTTTAGATAGTTCTCTGACTTAACGgataattatttttttcatttgtaaATATACTACTGTCATAAATATACTACTGTCCTAACCCTCTGACAAATTCTCCTTTACCAGATGGCCCAAAAATCACCTcagtgtcagtcagtccctctggtTGTCCCGATTCAGACAGGCTgaccagaggaccacatttgcgtcacaccagaaagtttactAAACTTAAGGAAAAGGGAAGGgggtgaatgaaggctccagggttaacgggggtccgtccaatcgctGGGTCTTGCCCCCGAGTGGCAGCGGTGCTGTCTATGAAggcggtggtgggtggtccagaagtcctgggggagacacaacactaacagggcggaatgaaaccaggcagcagtacggAGTTCAAGAAATCCAAAatcgtagtagcaaggcagaaggctggtctgagttaccgggattgaagagtagtccgGAGTCGTaaaggcagaagcaggtctggatctcctgaggcagaagagtatccaaaaaaaccAGGCAGgtggggtcacaaaaccagggtgagccaagCCGGCgacaaacaggttccgggtgtgaagCTTTGCaggcgatctgacaccggagGCTAAGGCAGGGCCTTAAGTACAGGGAGAGGTTGGTGGGTggtgcagcgcagctggcaggtATTGGGGCCGAGCAGGCAGGGACAGGTGGGGCTAGTTGGGCTGAGTGAGAGGGGAGGTgggcagagtggaagatagtgaaacaaattaaggtggtaagcCGGTGGAGTAGGAGGGCTCGTGACGACCCCCCAGGgccggccccagaagtcccaagaaccaCCACGCCGGGCGGGGAGGGCGGAGGAGGGCTgaaactcctccgagcggtccagtgagcgtcctcatcctcggaggaagccggagggccgtggtggGGGAGATAGGACAGGTCCCGGggcaggatcaggcacaggacccAGGAAGCcggcgggccggacggttaggggacCCCTCTCCGGCCCCTACGGTtctgcaggttgatcaggatgcgtTGGtgaggcggtgatgagagtcctatccacaatccggtGCTgcgtcctttcctcaggtccatagcctcCCAGTCAAAGACTGGAGacccccctacccctccgtctggacgaAGAGCGcgcggtgtaaaccagaccaccatcgcgGCCgtagaggaggaggaccaggcgcagcaggacCAGcccggactctcatggatgggcttaatcttagacacatggaaagtgggagTGCACCCTCAGGGagttaggcagttggagccggacagcagttgggctaatcactcttatgataggaatAGGCCAATGAACCGGGGTGCCACCTCCGACTCCACCccgagtggcaggttcttcgatgacaaccacaccctttgaccaacatagtaggtgggagcaggaattctccgacggttggccccggtagtgtagctggcagcGGACCTGGGTGTGGCTCGGGCTTGCGACcagtgcggcgacatcgacgggcaaaagcaagtgcagatgggcaagtagcctcctcctcctggctggcaaagagAGGCTGGCATCcctaaacacattggaaaggggacataccgtgGCAGGCAGGTCAGAGAGGGGTTGTGCGcgctccacccatgtcaattgctgcgaccaggagtgggggttgcgtgagtcatgcatcgcagtgccttctcgagctcctgattagcccgctctgactgcccattggattgggatggaatccggaagtcagactgactgtggctcccagcaggtgacagaactccttccaaaaagcggaggagtgtggaccacggtcagaaacaacatcccttggcagtccgtggatccggaaggcgtgttccaggaccacctgggcggtctccttggcggttgggagcttggggagggaatgaagtgtgccatcttgctgaagcGGTCAGCGATGGTGAGAATggcggtcatgccacttgaaggggcagccccgtgacaaagtcaagggcgtgTGAACCAGGGGCGTCTGGGCGCAGgcagggctgcagcaatccggctgggggctggagggcggcttgtgttggttgcagatgggggcaGGCTTGGGCGAATTCCagtacatccttcctcagggccaccagaacctctgggcgagcaggttgtaagtgcgggtggagccagggtgacaagctaggcggagtcatgtccccactgaatgacctgggacctcaggtcttcgggggacaaaaaggcggtcagctgggcaagtgctgggacctggctggttacggagagcctccagcacctgttcctcaacagcccaggtcagagctgcaacgatgcagggacttggcagaatcgacacagggtccttggagggggtgtcatccttctggaattgacgggagagggcgtctggcttggtgttgcgtgatccaggccggtatgacagagtgaaattaaacctggtgaagaacagggcccagcgggactgcctggagttcaaccgtttggccgtgcggatgtactccaagttcttatgatcggtccaaacgagaaatggaatggtggacccctccagccagtgacgccactcctccaaggcaagcttcacagccagcagctcacggttccctatgtcgtaattgcactcagagggggacaaccgacgtgagaaaaaggcacagggatggagcttcctatcctccgcagcccactgagaaatcacagcaccaactcccacatccgggcgtccacctccacaatgaattgccggtccacatcaggcatctggaggatgggagcggaggtgaacctcaccttgtagggtactgaaggctttgtcgggctgctggggtccaggtgaaggttgcttggtgctggttagagcagtgagaggggcagcaaggtactgtagttccggataaacttcctatgagttagcaaaccccagaaactgttgcagcttctttctgttctccagaactggccatgaagtgactgtgatactttggcaggatccatttggatacttccttctgccactatgtaccccaggaaggccactgtcttgacgtgaaactcacatttctctgccttggcgtgagggaattctcagaagacgatgaaggacttgctggacatggcgggtgtgttcagacaggtttctggagtaaattaagatgtcatccaggtaaagaagacaaacttgtttaacatgtccacgcagtacatcattcactagagcctggaacacagcaggagcattggtgaggccaaaaggcataaccagatactcgtagtggcctgttggtgtattgaatgcggttttccattcatctccctcccggatccgcactaggtggtaaagcgtttctgagatccaacttggtaaaaacagtggctcctggagcaactcaaaagcagaggtgagcagaggcagagggtaacggtttttcactgtgatgtcgttgagtcccctgtagtcgtgggggcgaagagatccgtccttcttccccacaaagaagaagccagcaccagcaggagatgaagatgaacggattaatcctgcggacagagagccattgatgtagtcctccatggactttctttcaggagcagacaacgaataaagacgaccccttggaggagctgttccagggaggaggtcgatggcacagtcgtcaCGGTCGGTgagggcagagatgtggctcttgcttttgttaaacacctctctgagaccatggtagcattctgggacattggagaggtcaggagcggagttagtaggtactggccgaggggtgagtgcggcagcaagcaggcaggttcggtggcagtcctctccccactcctgatcaccccggtcacccagtcgagctgagggttgtgccggcggagccatgggtaacccaggatgaggttggcctggagaggggagcaggtgaaactggatagtttcttgatggtttccggacagacccatcgagaccggggccgtgacatgagtgaccgatccgagtaagtgtccgtccagtgcccgggcaggaataggaggtgtcaaacggaggttctccagtcccagttggcgtgccagcttgagtgtccattatgttggcttggcGCCAGAAtcccaccagagcagccagggtgtgagttgagtcgagaggcggaggtgaacttgcagcaggggtttgcggtcggaggactggatggtcttgaactcaaccggacttcccctacgcccggtgagcttcggccctttaaagggcaggttaccaccacgatgtccatcacctccacaatagaggcagaggtttgaggtgaagcggcgctggcgctctgcaggagtgaggaggCTGCGCctaatctccataggctcagactgatcaagctgacctgggtgagtggcagtagatgacaggagcccagtcggatctctcgaatgccggtagtaggtggaccttggcgccccctctcacgacgacggtctgtatccttctgtcgatcctgacagtcagtgcgatagcttcatcaagagtggaaggcagttcatgggagaccaactgcgtccttgatatagtcagccaaactatggaagaacgcgtccaccaacgatggtgtgttccaagaacttcgtctagccagggttcgaagtcgatggaatggtctgcgactgtacgtctgccttgtcgaatactgaacagttcacgagacgcctctgcggtgggtgaatccaggtcaaacaccttcagcatctcctcagcaaacaggtcgaaggttgcacatgcgggggtttgacgttcgaactctgctgttccccagagtcgagcccggcccgtcaggtgagtgatggcatacccaactttagcccctccgtggcgaaggtccttggctgcaaggagaactggaagtcggcagctagtcaggaatggccggacctgggtagaatcgccgttgaaccgctcggggtttccaatcttaggttcggagcagcggctgcaatgaccggggcaggtaactcggggctgggctggtgggcagactggctggggtaaggttggtgaggagttgaatgatcatggcgagttgttgttgctgctgctggaactgctgctcatgctcatcggtttccatgtcgggaaagtgtgcgctgagtccataatggtcagatcgtactgtcaccgattcagacagacgaccagaggaccacaattgcgtcacaccagaaagtttattaaacttaagggaaaaggggtagggagtgaatgaaggctccaggagTAACAGgggtcccgtccaatgcgctgggtctgtgcccccagtggcagcgatgcgtccctatgaagccggtggtgggtggtccagaagtcctggggggagacacagacacaacagggcggaatgaaaccaggcagcagtacagttcaagggaaatccaaaatacgtagtagcaaggcagaaggctggtcagagttaccgggattgaagagtagtcaggagtcgtaaaggcagaagcaggtctggatctcctgaggcagaagagtatccaaaaaacaggcaggtccggggtcacaaaaccagggtgagccagaagcgcgagcaaacaggttccgggtgtgagctttgcagacgatctgacaccggagagctgaaagacagggccttaaatactgggagaggttagtgggtaatgcagcgcagctggcagagtaattagagccgagcagagcagggacaggtggagctagttaggctgagtagagagagggaggtgagcagagtggaagatagtggaaacaaattaaggtggtaacccggtggagtgagaggctcatgacactGGTGAAATAGTGGAGGGCAGTTCAGTGACTCTGACCTGCAGCAGTGACGCCAACCCACCTGTGGAAAAATACACCTGGTACAAGAAAATGGAGCTTCACTGACAGGATCTGGAAAAGACATACAATTTCACAGCCATCAGCTCTGAGGACAGTGGAGAATACTACTGTGAGGCTGAGAATAAATATGGACGTCTCAACTCTTCTTCTGTGTCTGTGGACGTTCAGTGTTAGTACACCTAACCTCATCTTTTGATCAGAGGATCACATTTAAATTAATATTTAAATCACAAGTCCAAGTTTCATGATGTTACTCATGTAAAAAACTATTTAAAACACTGTTGTTACATATTGTTCACCAGATGTCCCAAAGAACGCCTCAATGTCAGCCAGTCCCTCTGGTGAAATAGTGGAGGGCAGTTCAGTGACTCTGACCTGCAGCAGTGATGCCAACCCACCTGTGGACAAATACACCTGGTACTTTCAAAATAAGACTTTTCAAAATGGATTTGGACAGATCTACAACATAAGTAATTTCAAGTCTAAGGACAATGGACATTACCACTGTGAGGCCTGGAATGGAAGAGGGTCTAGGAACTCTACAGTTCTGATGATAACTTTACCAGGTGAATTTTCACCTTCAATATTTCAGTACAAAATTACATTTCaagctaatattaataattatACTTTGGCTTATCATACtttgttttataataataataataatatgcaatttagcagacgcttttatccaaagcaacttacagtcatgcgtgcatacattttttgtgtgtatgggtggtcccggggatcgaacccactaccttagcgttacaagcgccgtgctctaccagctgagctacatatatataattatatatactTTGAGATGAGACCACTTAAGAAATATTGTATTATTGTCCTGTACTACGATTATTTTCAGTTTATAACATGCAGTACTCGTATCATCCATATTTTAATTTAGGGAAACAAACATCAGTTATGACCGCAGCTGTAGGAATCATAGTTGTTGTTCTGGTTCTCATCttctgtctctctggcttcatGTGGTTCAGGTGAGTGATCTTTTAAATATTATTTCACTCTAACACTTTTTTATGGACTCTTTGTTAATtgattaattcattcattcaataATGAATTAATTCATTAATGTGCAAACCAGGAAGAAGGCCTCCAAATCCACCTCTGACACAAGAGACACATCAGAGAATGTACAGGTGAGTCTGTTAGAAACAGATTATTTGTATTGCTTTGTGGAACATTTCTACTCCTCAtgttgtctgtcctctctctccatcagggAGACTCTAGTCCAGTGTATGACAACATCTCAAGCATGTGCCATGACCCCTACTGCAGTACAGACAGCAGCCACCGTAGACCAGGATGACGTTCACTACGCCAGCGTCCACTTCTCTCGCTTCAAAAACCAGGAAGTGCCTCTGTACTCACTGTCCAACTGCCTCAACCCCAGAAACAGGACGAGGATGTCGATTACGATGCTGTGAAATTCAACCGCCCTAGTGCTGCCACACCGTGAGCAAATTCGGCCATTAAAATAACATGGAGCCAATACTAGAACATTGTGAATACACCGCATTAAAGGAGAAGTTtacttttttacaaccaaatttCTATTTCTGATGTAAATGGAATGTCATagatttcacttgtttttgagaaacttacctCATCCTTGTTGTGCAGTACAGAGGCTctgaaaaaacatgaacaaatgctctaaaaacacccaaatacatcCTTTTAGATACTGAaatgctctcagtatagtgatgcaggtctttagatgttgcagttgtacacatgaaattgtgtcattccaaACTTTATCCGCAACATTATATTCAATTTTGTGTGACTGACGCTGTTTCCCCTGTCCAACTGTTCTATTCTCTGTGTAGCCTGCTGCTAGAATGGACCAGACATTGTTCGAGTCGCAACAACATGGAACATAACGTTACGGATAATGTTctgaatgacacaatttcatatGTACAAAATTTAAAGACGTGCATCACTATAGACTACTTAGAGCTTTTTCGTTTCTAAAAGGATgttttgggtgtttttggagccgACTTACTGCAcacgaggatgaggaagtgaatcgCTGGTTGGGGATAGTTTCACAAAAACAAgagaaatgaagaaaaaaaaatctggacccctataaCATACtaattacatatatatatatatatatatatatatatatatatatatatatatatatatatatatatttattaatttttgGTTGTAAACAAGCTATATTCTCCTTTCAGCTCATTCCTATGCTGCTGCTTATTGGACGAGAGGACCATGATGTCATTAATAAGCATAAAAGTTGTCCCCTAGTGGCCACTAGTGATGGCATTTCCTTAAACTACGAATCCAACAATGGACATCTCAAGACAATTACTATGTCTATAATGAGAGAGTGGTGGTTTTGAGGATCTGTTCTATCTAtgttccaaatggaaccctattccctatttagtgcacaacttttgactagAGACATAAAGGCCTTGttcaaagtaatgcactataaagaGGATAAGATGGGGGTTTTGGGACACAGATTCTGTTtcatttctgtttctctctcctcagaCCCGCAGCAGCACAAGCAGCTGAGGAGGACTCCTCTGAGATCTACAGTAGAGTCAACAAACCCAGAAACAAGAAGACCTGAAAACAAGTCTGACAAAACCCCTGTATATCTGGACCTGTATAGTCCAACTAAgtgatataataatatataataatatatgccatttagaaaCACTTTCATCCAAAGCAACTTATTATGCGTGGAGACATGTTTCATGCTGGTGGCCCCATTGGGAATTGAACCcatgcaccatgctctaccaactgagccacacaggactgcTGTATTCAAACTTagttggagtgctgatctaggatcagttgtgCCTTTTAGACAATGATGATTAAGAGGGGGAACCTTGTAAATAATGTTTGTGTTAAATATTTTTCAATTCCATTTTTAAGTAACATAGAACAAAGATATAAGTTACAGCAGACCCAGAATCTGAACACAAAACCGTTGTCAATACCTTTGCTTTGTATTTCTGAAGTAGCCTCGATGTCCAGTTAGATTTTATATGAAGGCTAAGAACATAATAGTTTTTACATTTCTTCTTGATGTTTGCTCTCAGGAACAATAcatttattctattctattctattacaTTATACAGTACTGTTAGATGATACATAATATATGTTTGCTTGATATTTTCATATACATTTGCTATTGGTTTTATGACAAAGTTATAAGTGCCCTGATGCAACTACTTGATGCAACATTTCTTATTGCTTTTAGAAAATACAAAATATTGGAAACTATAAAGTGTGGATTGTGTTTAATCAACTTGTAAGATTAAACTTAATTGTCATTGTTTTTACCTTGTTATAACAGTATCTTCGGTGGAGAGAAAATGGAAAGCTTTCAAAATCACACctcttgtactgtacagtacatacagtaattacaaataatacatttacattggtTTGTATAGCAATAGTGGTTTATtcaccttcatcatcatcatcatcatcatgtctgTACAAAATATACACAGACACTTTCAGAAGGAGCAATGTCCAGCACCTAGACACACAACCAGTTACATTAAATATTATGTATTGTCATTTTTAAAACACACATCATGCAGACACTATAGATGctgtaaagaggtcaatggaacacAGACCGTGGGGGATCGAAGGACGCTGgattggcgcacattcaacaaatctgttCTAAAAAAGTGGATATTCAtcaaatccgtcatgattgaTGTACGGTATTGTAACAGTCCgacaatgtggttactaaagtcTGATTTgaatatatttggctgttttcatgcataacatttagaagttgtcccttttcagggTTAGaagaagtgtctgctaaatgctaactcccgttcagtataagctggtagcatagctagcatataGAAATCGGTGGTGGCAGTCAAAGTCATTTTTAACTGTAATGTAGTTGATTGGTGACGATGACCTGAACATTGGGGTTgacatcacaggaggctgctgaggggaaaacagctcataataatggctggaacggagcactggattggcatcaaacacatgaaaacctgtttgatgtatttgataccattccaactATTCTGCTTCAGCCATtaaaatgagcccgtcctccccaattaaggtgccaccaacctcctgtggttgacatccatacaagcattatactcttATTTTTACCACAATATAGTACACATATACTGTAAATTATAGCCTAAATGTAGGATAATTTTGCTTGGGGCCAATGAGGAGATTCGGGATCTTTCCTCCCCAAGCGTTTCCATGGCAATTTgattgttttggtcgagttccattgacctctttaccgcatctatagGACACAATATGGATGTTTGGAGGGTTGAGGGTAGTTCCGTCAGCCAGGGATTCCATTCCGGAACACAGAAAGATGGAACATTCCAGAATGTTCGATGATTGATAATAATACATCTCACAGTTAACAAGTTCAGACCAAACAGTGAGATTATTGCTTGATTTAAAGCCTTTTCTCCTTAGAAGAATAACAGTCCACCATTTTGTCCAACTAGTAGTTAGAGAATAAATTACATTATTGTATAGTGAGAATGTGATGTCATATAGAAAGAGTGCTATGGTCTCCAACATGGCGTGGCTCTTGACCCCTAACTGTTTTCCGACCTTCCCAGGTAGGGGTGTCTCTTTTGGGGGCCGAGATGGGCTAGGGGTGAATGAGAGAGTGGAGACCCATGGAGGTGTACCTATTGCCCACCTAACTGTTGTCTGATCTTTCCAtgtaggtttttttttttttgggggggtgcaGGGAGGGACTAGGGCCTAGGGATGGATGGAAGAGTGGAGATCCATGAAGGGGTACCCTTTTCCCCCCTGACAGTCCCAATGAGTCTGTGTTTGGGGATAGAGGGGAGCTAGGGGTGGAGGCTTTCGGGCTAAATATGGGCACTGTGTCCTTTAGGCCACACCCACAGGAAATGTCACTAAATGACGTTGTCAAACAGATGCATGGACTGCATGATGTTCTCATCCTGGACGGGAGGCAGGAAGGGACAAAAAGCACAA
Proteins encoded in this window:
- the LOC123490838 gene encoding B-cell receptor CD22-like; amino-acid sequence: MSASPSGEIVEGSSVTLTCSSDANPPVDKYTWYFQNKTFQNGFGQIYNISNFKSKDNGHYHCEAWNGRGSRNSTVLMITLPGKQTSVMTAAVGIIVVVLVLIFCLSGFMWFRKKASKSTSDTRDTSENVQGDSSPVYDNISSMCHDPYCSTDSSHRRPG